The Pseudomonas leptonychotis genomic sequence CGACCTAATCGCCCCCGCCCAGCCTTTACCGCCAGGTATTCGCAAAAACCTGGCACGCGGCAAGCCACTGCCACCGGGTATTGCCAAACGCCTCGACAATCGCCTGCTAGGGAAGCTGCCCCACTACGACGGTTACGAATGGCGTCAGGCTGGCACCGACATGGTGCTTGTCGCTTTGGCCAGCGGATTGATCTACGAAATCCTTGATCACGTACTCGACTGAAGCGCAGCAACACACCTGCCCACGCCAGGTAGCGGCTGACTCACTAGGTCTACAACCCCTGTCGCGCCTGCTTGATCAGCAGGCGCGCACTGTCCCAACCCACGAGCAGCACGGCCAGCCAGATCGGCAGATACGTCAGCCATTGCGCGCTGTTGAATTGCTCGCCAAGAAACAGCAAGGCCACGAGAAACAGCAGGACCGGTTCGACATAGCTGAGAATGCCGAACAAGCCCATCGGCAGCAGGCGGCTGGCCGCCATCATCGCGGCAAACGCCAGGGAGCTGAGTATTGCCAGCCCAGGCAGCAGCCACCACAACTGCGGCGCCTGGCTGAACAACTGCGGTGGAGCCCACAGCAACACCAGCCCGATGGCCACCGGCGCCATAAACAGCATCTCGAAGGTAAAGCCGGTCAAGGCATCCAGGCGCATCCAGCGGCGTAGCATGAAATACGGCGGATAACCGAGCACCGTCACCATCACCACCCAGGAAAAAGCCTGGGTCAGCCACAGCTCATGGGCCACCCCAAGCAAGGCGCAGAACACAGCCAACCGCTGCAACGGCCGCAACCGCTCGCCATAAAAAACCCGACCGGCCAACACCATGGCCAATGGCAGAAGGAAGTAGCCCAACGACACTTCCAG encodes the following:
- a CDS encoding anti-virulence regulator CigR family protein, giving the protein MSRSVPVLIVGLSLALSFSSAYAAPKHEKPNKHGDDSEVRIDLRGPSIDIGQVRILLGNNRDLIAPAQPLPPGIRKNLARGKPLPPGIAKRLDNRLLGKLPHYDGYEWRQAGTDMVLVALASGLIYEILDHVLD
- the rarD gene encoding EamA family transporter RarD, producing MQLSGRGVALSIIASVLFALVPGYVQLLAPLDGMQVFAQRVLWSLPAVLLLVTLSRQWPLVLAACARVRREPLLLASLPLAALLMGIQWALFVWAPLAGRMLEVSLGYFLLPLAMVLAGRVFYGERLRPLQRLAVFCALLGVAHELWLTQAFSWVVMVTVLGYPPYFMLRRWMRLDALTGFTFEMLFMAPVAIGLVLLWAPPQLFSQAPQLWWLLPGLAILSSLAFAAMMAASRLLPMGLFGILSYVEPVLLFLVALLFLGEQFNSAQWLTYLPIWLAVLLVGWDSARLLIKQARQGL